CATGTATGTTGTATCTACCTTTTGTTTTGTACAAAATTGGCCACTATCTGACTAAATAAAGTATGCGGCAATACTCATCAGTGTTAAAATGTAGCACCCTCCTGAAAATGCGGTGTTGTGGTTGTAGGAATTGTGTTGGATTGCTTTAGCTCATTCGATCACGAAGATCTGTCAGATGTTCCTATCCTAGTGATTATTGTTTTACTTTTACTTGGAGCAATTGATAGAGGAGTCCTATAACAGAGCAATGCAGGGAGACTTGATTATAAAATAATTTAATTTTTAAACTCCAGAGGTCGATTTGACCaaaaatggagtatatataagTTGTAGAGGGTGGCTTAATTGATTAAAACTCTGGAGAGGCCTCTACTGCGGTCTTTTTCTAAAGTTCCAGTTATACATAAAGCGCCTAAATGCTAATCTTTGTCACAGGAATGGCTGGAGCTATTTACATCAAGGGTGTGGAGCTGAGCAAATATAAAAGGTTTCATCTTTTTCATCTTCTTTTTTTGTTGGTGCTTGTTTTGGCTTTACCTACTGTTAAAAGCTGCTACCATCTCAAAAAGGATAGAAAGCTAGACAGTTCAGAAATAGCATTGTTATTGCCATTCTAGTGTATTGACTGCATACTTAGCTAGGTCTTTTTTCCATGCACTGCTACATTATCAGGTATATTCAATTAGCATGTAATATTCGATGCCATTACCACCTGATGCTCTGCGTGCTGTGATATGTTATATCATTAGTGcacaccagaaaatctagacactACCAGTAGAACCTTAGGCTACGGTATGATTGACGAATTTTCGCGTCTGTTATAGAAATTCTGATAGTTTGTTACATGTTCTAATACTGACGGTAACAGGTGTTACCTCCAATTTCAGACATTTGAGGACTTTGTCAGATTGCTTTTAACATAATTGCATAGTGCATTGTTTGGGCTAGTTAAACCAGATGCTGATTCCATCATGTTAAAGAAAACAAAACTATGTTAAACAGTAAGCACGATGATTTGGGGTCCTCTGTGTTGACATAGGTACAGCAAAGCCATTTGGAATTTGAATGTGTGATCAGGCATTTAGGAGTAGACGATTACTCTTTGCATAAATGTTTGCTGTGTCTTTAGCTCATCATTCTAGCGTTGCTAAAACTTGACCCTGTGGCTTCAGTGAACTGAAATAATTTGGATCCTTCATTCTTGTGGCATTTAATTTAGGTCTGCAGTGAGCCCAACTGAGGAATGGCCTTCAAAGTACTCCAAACTATTTGTTGAAGTATGGAACCTAATCTGGTGACCTTCCTTCTGaaaatttcttttctttcctttatcATCATGCGTGGGAATTATGTTTTTTGCAATTCATCTTGTCTGGCTCATTTCACGCATGGGTGCTTATAGTTATTTTTGTTTTATGTATTTTTTATCAACCCTTCTCATAGATGAATCTGTAATATCTTATGGTGGTCAGTTATAGGATTTGGATAATTATCTGCATTTGCCTATTGGGGATGTGATGCTTGAACATATTATGCTAAGTCTGATTTAGTAATGTTTAAGATCTTGGAGGCAACTGACTCCATGTTCTATCTCCTGGGATCTTGCTAATGCTTAAATAAACTGCAGTAGAATAGTGGAAGTTGAAGCAAGTAAAGAAAAAATCATGCTAATGCTTATAGATTCTAGAAACAGTAACGTAATGAGATATGTACCTTAGTAGTCTTCACCTTTCTTGTTAACTAGTACTACTTTCTTCTTTGGTCTGTGCTAATTATTTACTTTTTGGAAAATCTTTGCCATATTTCATCTTGCTCTTCTCAACTTATTACAGTTGGATGATGGCTTGGAGTTCTCCTTCACTGATAAGAGGCGTTTTGCAAAAATACGGTTGTTTGACAACGTAATATTCTCGTGATTCCTTGAAAATAAAATTTGTTCTCTCAATATGTGGTAAcattttgtaatttttttgttATTATGTCTCTGTTTAATAGCCAGAAGCTGTCCCTCCAATTTCTGAACTTGGACCAGATGCCCTATGCGAACCAATGCAGCTTGATGATTTTGTACAATCTTTTGGTAGAAAGAATGCGCCAATAAAATCCCTTTTGCTTGATCAGGTATAATCTTAAGCTCCATACTCTGCTCAAACTGCTTGTCTGAAGCAGAAGGAGTTATCCATATTTTATTCAGATATCATTGAAATTCAAAATTCAGTTATGAGCTTATAGCAAAGTGTTGTTAAACAACTGAAGAAATTTCTTAACTTCATTTCCAAATATTTCTAAACCTCAATCACTGGTTAACATTTTTTACCAGTTAATTTATAGATTATGGTTTaagatgatcatgtagttggctcAGCCCATCCCTTTCATTCTTATTTTCAAGGTAAATGTTTAGCACAAAAACCTTTTTATTTATGCCAATTCTTACACCCCCTTTTGTTGAATCATCTTTGCAGAGCTTTATGTCAGGAATCGGCAACTGGATGGCAGATGAGGTGCTTTATCAGGTATGTTTCCCTGACATTGCTAAAACTGCTTTGCTAGATAAAATTATAAGATGcattagtttttttagtttttctatCCTCTATTAATGCCTACTGAATAGAATGTATCGTAGTTCTACTCTAGTAAGGTGGTTTGTTATAAAGATCAATAGTGTTTGTCTAATGATAGGTATCACGCATCTCTTGGGCAAAATAGCCATATGTCATAGCTACTGTTCACACATGTGCTAGTACAGCTCAGCATGAGCAAATTCCTATTCATCAAGTCACATGGACTATCTACTCTGTAAAGAAAGGCTAATTTGTATTAGGGATCGTCAAGATGTACAATAGAAAATTGATCCAAACTTGAGCAAGCCTCTAGCAACACTGCCAGGGACAAGGTCAAGCCTTGTTATCCCCTTCGCCTTAACACTGATTCCCATTTCTATCTTCATCGAGCTATCCCGTGCACCTGTGCTCATAAGTTTGGGCATCTGCAGCTTTGCAAAACTGACATGCTATTACTGTGGTACCAGTTTTGCGTAAATCTTGAAGTTTCACCTTTTGCTTGATCTGGGTATAGGCAAGGATCCATCCTATGCAAACTTCATCGAAGATATCCAAGGAGAAGTGCAAGGCACTCCATCGGTGCATCAAAGAGGTTAGTCCGTGAACTGCGATTGGCCTGCAGTGTTGACCTTTGACCTTTGCTGGAAATAGATTTCAGCTGCAAAATAGTGAAAGACATCAATCCATTAAAATTTGGATGTTTGTTGGTTGTCCTGTAAAGCAGTTAGCATGCAAAAGTAATCTTTTTATGTACTATATACACTAACCACATACTGATATTGAACAAATTTCAGAAAATTCAAATGTCTGATATTATTTTCTGCCACTTGTTTTGTTGTGCTTGTGCTTGACAGAGGCTTGAGTTGAATTACAACTGTAGGAGTCTGTTTTACCTGTACGATACTTGATCCTCGTGCAATAAAACTAGTGACATTTCTAGCATGGCTGCAGCTATCTTTGTCCCTCCTTTTGCATGATATTATGGTGACAATTTGTACGATATGGTAATTATGCTTTGCCTGCCTCTGGCAATTCTCCATAGGTGATTGAAAAATCCGTTGAAGTTGGTGCTGACAGCAACGAATTTCCAGAGAACTGGATATTTCATTCTAGGGAGAAGAAACCCGGCAAGGCCTTTGTAGATGGTCCGACAATTTACTCTTCCTCTTTTCTTTTATGGTGCATACAGCACATCTGTGTTGTCTATCAGTGTTGAACGTTGTATTTGCTGCATGCAGGGAAGAAAATCGACTTTGTTACAGTAGGCGGCAGGGTAAGCTGCAGACTGAGCTCACCGTACTATGCCTTTCTTTTTGCGCGCTGTGTTTTTTCGGACTTGCTGTGTTGTGCTCCGACTCACGCTGTTTTTTTGTTCAGACATCGGCGTACGTTCCAGAGCTGCAGATTCTGGATGGGGCTGATGCTGCAGCAGCAAACAGGTCAAAGAAAGGCAGAGACAAGGCAGAGGAAAATGTGGGCAAAACGTCCAAGAAAGGCCAGAAGGCTGCTCCGAAGGAAGGGGGGAAGACGGCACAGAAGACATCtgttgatgaagaggaagaggaggacgatAAACCAGCAAAGCAAAGAGCCAAGGGGGCAAAGGCCCCACCGAAGAAAGCGGGTAATACTCGTGCTGATGATCACAAGGAGGGCGGAGACGAAGATGAAGGGGCGAAGCCCGCCAAGAGGGGGAGGAAGCGACCAGCAAAGGGCCCATCGAAGAAAGAAGGTTGTTCTTCAGACGATGAAGACTCGCTTGGCAAGGAAGAGACTGTGGTCGCGGCAAAGAGGCCGCAGAGAAAGAAGCGGTGAGCCGACCTAGGGAGGGATTTCCACATTGTCTAGCCCTTTGCTTTGCAGTGTAGAAACTGGTACCAGTAGATGAACTTCCACCGAGGAAGGAAGAAGCCCGATGCGACTAGATCCTGGCCATTTAGTTGTTTTAAGCGCAGAATGATTGAAGCCTCTAACCCGTGTGGCGATGCGATGCTGGGCTGCGGGCATGTCGTCTTCTCTTTTGGGGTTGCTGAAGGTTTAACTTCCCCTTTCGAAATCGTCGCGGTTTGATGAATCCTCCCGCTCAACAAAGCTTCAGAGGAAGCTGTGTGTATGTCACACACGACGGCCCGGCCCGCCCTGCCTTGGGCAGAGGTTGGGGCCACATGTCAGAGAAGAGTAACACGGTGGCGCAGTGGGTGTGGCGCTGAGTGTTGATTCATTATGTGTTTGCAAGTGGCTGTTTAGCTGGGAGTTGTAACTGAACAAGATTCGGTCAGAACTACAACCTGAAAACtcccttcctcttcttcatctccaaTTTTTACCTGTCAACATGAATGCACAAACCGAAGCCTGGGTTCGTGTTCGATTTGCTAGGCCGTGGCTGAGGGCGAACCCGCTACGTTGGCCAATAAGAATTAAGAGACCTCCACTGCAGAAGACCCTTCGGAGATGGGCAATTACAGGTGTTTCTTAAATAAAATTACATGTGTTTCTTAAAAAAAAAACTCGCTCGCTCGCTCAAGGAAAAAAGGGCCCTGGTTTGCTTGGTTTTTTATTTCCCTGGTTCACTCAGTTTGCCTGGTTTTTTTTTATTTCATGcactaataaaaaataaaaaatagaaaaatttcatgatcttgaaaaaaagttcacggctttaaaataaaaaatcatgaattcataaaaagttcatcaatttgaaaaatgttcacaaatctgGAGAAGTCCATTGATTTCGAAAGAAAAATCATAAATTTGAAGAAAAACTCAtcaacttgaaaaaaagttcaagAACTTAAAAAAAGTTATCCTACGTAATCAAATGCAAGTAGAAATAGTTGGTAATTACTAGGCCGTTAATTGTATCTTTAATTATTTCGTCGTGGTAGCTCTTAGACATGTCGCACTCTatataactagatgataccccgtgcGTTGCTGTGAAAATTGGTTGCAATATTTTTTAATGAGATTTGGTTGTATCAAACATTAATATCTAAGTTAATAATGTgagaataaaaaaaataaagaagcTTTATTGAATTTTTACAACTGAATATAAGTTGCATAATTAAATAGAAAGCCTGTTAGGTTTGGGACATAGAGTAtttgatcccgagctcatatgctcccgcatgaatagtaaaatcgtaaaaaatagtaaaaaagttcaaaaaaatctggATTTTTTTGTGATGAACGTTGATAAATTTTCTAACTTCGTGCAAAATTTTAGGTTGAAATGACATTCATGgaggtctgggcaaaaaaaaaaatCGATGGTCAAAAAAGACTATTGttggaagcattttggagcatcgattttgttaTTTTTGCCTAGACCTCCACAAATGTCATTTCGACCTGAAATTTTACACGCAGTTAGAACATTCAtcattttttactatttttttaattttactgttcatgcgggagcatatgagctcgggatcaaaAGAGCACTGTCGGTTTGGATTGCCGTTTTACTTTGAAATACCCCTGTAAAAAAAATACATGCCTCGCCGCGTCGTTTTGTTTCCGGCCCAAAAGTACTCAGTGGCCGGTATGATACAAGTTAAACACCTCCGCACAAGCGCGCTTTCAGTGTCCAGCCTTGGTGCATGTACATGCAACTCGTTCGTTCTAACTAATAAGTGTTGCAGGATGTTGACGACGCGGGGCGGCTATATAAACTTGCGCCATCACTACGCTCAGAACCATCaatcactcacacacacacacactaaaaaAAGAGGGGCAAAGTGTGGTGCTCTTGGTGTATGCATCGGGGCCGCCTCCTACTACGGCGACCGTGACGGGCCAACAACCATTTGCTACGGTGTACTCTGTACCAGGGCCGGCCCTAGCCCATGACGAAAGGCGGCGGCCTAAGGCCTACTCAAATAAGGGTCAAATACATTTATATACTGAAATGAATTATAAAAATATTATGTATAAAGTATGAAAATATTGTTTGTGAAACANNNNNNNNNNNNNNNNNNNNNNNNNNNNNNNNNNNNNNNNNNNNNNNNNNNNNNNNNNNNNNNNNNNNNNNNNNNNNNNNNNNNNNNNNNNNNNNNNNNNNNNNNNNNNNNNNNNNNNNNNNNNNNNNNNNNNNNNNNNNNNNNNNNNNNNNNNNNNNNNNNNNNNNNNNNNNNNNNNNNNNNNNNNNNNNNNNNNNNNNNNNNNNNNNNNNNNNNNNNNNNNNNNNNNNNNNNNNNNNNNNNNNNNNNNNNNNNNNNCAACATTTCTTTTATATTTGAGTGCATATGCCTTATCATCATTATTTGTATCCTACAAGCACATATACATGTTGCATTAAGACTTTCTTTGTGAATTAAAAATACATGCTTGATGTTTATGCCTTTATAATAATTTTCATGATATGCAATATATATACCGGTAAAAATATTTATGTTACTATGTTATAGTTGGTAGGTCCATTATGCCTCATTCGCCGCACTAGGCCGTTCATAATGGTCGGGCCGGCCTGCTCCGCACCATCAACCTCGGTGATTTTTGGAGTATTTTCTTTCTAGTTTCTCGTATATTCTTTGTTTGTTCTCTTGATGTTCCTCCGATGCTTTATTTCAGCCTGCTACTGTGGTTATGGAACCGTCATCACAAGGCTGACCTTTTCATCACTCGTGTTGTCGCCCAGCCAGTAAACAATAAAGGCTCAAGTTAACATAAGTTCTGTCAtttgggcccccaaacatgcataTCACCAttccccctgaaggaaatatgccctagaggcaataataaagttgttatttatatttccttatatcatgataaatgtttattattcatgctagaattgtattaaccggaaacttgatacatgtgtggatacatagacaaaacacagtgtccctagtaagcctctactagactagctcgttaatcaaagatggttaagtttcctaaccatagacatgtgttgtcatttgatgaacgagatcacatcattaggagaatgatgtgatggacaagacccatccgttagcttagcatattgatcgttcagttttattgctattgctttcttcatgtcaaatacatattccttcgactatgagattatgcaactcccggataccggaggaataccttgtgtgctatcaaacgtcacaacgtaactgagcgattataaagatgctctacaggtatctccgaaggtgtttgttgggttggcatagatcaagattaggatttgtcactccgagtatcggagaggtatctctgggccctctcggtaatacacatcatgataagccttgcaagcaatgtgactaatgagttagttacgagatgacgtattacggaatgagtaaagagacttgccggtaacgagattgaaataggtatgaagataccgacaatcgaatctcgggcaagtaacataccgatgacaaagggaataacgtatgttgtcattacggtacgaccgataaagatattcgtagaatatgtgggaaccaatatgaacatctaggttccgctgttggttattgaccggagaggtgtctcggtcatgtctacatagttctcgaacccgtagggtccgcacgcttaacgtttgatgacgattttgtattatatgagttatgtgatttggttactgaatgttgtccggagtccctgatgagatcacggacatgacgaggagtctcgaaatggtcgagaggtaaagattcatatattggacgatagtattcggacaccggaagtgttccgggggtaccgggtacgtatcgggtcaccggaaggggttccgggcaaccctcggcaaactatatgggcctaatgggccaagagagggacagaaCAGCCCCTAAGGGACTGGTGCGCCCCCCTATAGGTCGAAattggaggagaaggaaaggagggaagggagaaggaaaggggaggattcggcctccccctttccttcccctctcccctctctttccttccccctccgatgcatattggaaggggggaggccgacttggaggaggcggccaagtaggatccctcctagttggggcgccccttgctgctctcctccttctcccacctatatatatgtggggggaggggggcaccgctagaacacacaacattgattcctagccgtgtgcgacaccctctccacagtttacgcctccggtcatattcacgtagtgcttaggcgaagccctgcgcggatcacttcaccatcaccgtcaccacgccgtcgtgctgacggaactctccctcgacactttgctggatcaagagttcgagggacgccatcgaactgaacgtgtgcagaactcggaggtgtcgtacgttcggtgcttgatcggtcggaacgagaagaagttcgactatatcaaccgcgttgtcaaacgcttccgctttcggtctacgagggtacgtggacacactcttcccttctcgttgctatgcatctcctagatagatcctgcgtgagcgtaggaatttttttgaaatactacgttccccaatagtggcatccgagctaggtctatgcgtagatgatatgcacgagtagaacacaaagagttgtgggcggtgatcgtcatactgcttaccaccaacgtcttattttgattcggcggtattgttggatgaagtggcacggaccaaccttacatgaccacgttcatgagacgagttccaccgacagacatgcaactagttttgcataaaggtggtggcgggtgtctgtttctccaactttagttgaatcgaatttgactgcggccggtccttgttgaaggttaaaacagcaaacttgataaaatcaccgttgtggttttgatgcgtaggtaagaactatttttgctagaagcccgtagcagccacgtaaaacttgcaacaacaaagtagaggacatctaaattgtttttgcagggcatgttgtgatgtgatatggtcaagacatgatgtgatatacattattgtataagatgatcatgtttggtaaaagttatcggcaactggcatgatccttatggttgtcgcttcattgtatgaaatgcaaacgccatgtaatttctttactttatcactatgcgttagcggtagttgtagaagcaatagttggcgagacgaccacgacgctacgatggagatcaaggtgtcaagccggtgacgatggagatcatgacggtgctttggagatggagatcaaaggcacaagatgatgatggccatacatgtcacacattttgattgcatgtgatgtttatcttttatgcatcttattttgcttagtacggtggtagcattataagatgatcccttactaaaatttcaaggtataagtgttctccctgagtatgcaccgttgcgacagttcgcgtgttgagacaccacgtgatgatcgggtgtgataagctctacgttcacatacaacgggtgcaagacagttttgcacatgcggaatactcgggttaaacttgatgggTCTAGCATGTACAGTCATGGCCTCAgagcactggagaccgaaaggtcgaacgtgaatcatatagtagatatgatcaacatagagatgttcaccattgaaaactactccatctcacgtgatgatcggacatggtttagttgatatggatcacgtgatcatttagatgactcgagggatgtctatctaagtgggagttcttaagtaatatgattaattgaacttaatttatcatgaacttagtcctgatagtttttgcatatctatgttgtagatcaatgacccgtgctaccgttcccttaaattttaatgcgttcctagataaagctaagttgaaagatgatggtagcaactacacggactgggtctgtaacttgaggataatcctcattgctgcacagaagaattatgtccttgatgcaccgctaggtgaaaggcctgctgcaggagcagatgctgatgttatgaacatctggcaagctcgatctgatgactactcgatagttagtgtgccatgctttacggcttagaatcgggacatcgaagacgttttgaacgtcatggaccatatgagatgttccaggagttgaagttaatatttcaagcaaatgcccgaattgagagatatgaagtctccaacaagttctatagctgcaagatggaggagaacagttatgtcagtgaacacatactcagaatgtctgggtatcattaccacttgactcagctgggagttaatcttccagatgatagtgttattgacagagttctccaatcactgccaccaagctacagaggcttcgtgatgaactataatatgcaagggatggataagacaattcccgagctcttcgctatgctcaaagctgcggaggtagaaatcaagaaggagcatcaagtgttgatggttaacaagaccactaatttcaaaaaaaggggcaaaggaaagaaggggaacttcaagaagaatggcaagtaagttgccactcccgggaagaagcctaagtctggacctaagcctgaaactaagtgcttctacttcaaagggattggtcactgaaagcgaaactaccccaagtatttggctgataaaaaggatggcaaagtgaacaaaggtttatttgatatacatgttattgttgttgttgttgttgttgtgtaaaTATGGCTCTATCCAATGTATAGTTCCCTTAGGAGCCATTTCTAGATGGCAACAAAACCAAACTCATGTAGACAAAATTCTCGCCGAAGCTATTCATGGAATCACCATATCCATGTTGATTTATGTTTATGATATTATTGTCACAAGCTCTTGTCCAAAGGTAGTTGAAACTCTCCTCCATGATATGTGTGGTGCTTTACAAATCCCTTGATAATCAAGCAGCAAGAAGCTTTTCGGCGCAATCTCGACTTAGATAAGTTGTGATAGAGAAAAGGGGATGTTGAAATATGTTGTATTTCATACGTTAGGCAGTTATAGAGGTGTTGTAATCTTTGGTTTTGTTTGTGCAAGACATGGCTCTCTATCCGATGTATAGTTTCCTTAGGAGCCACGTCTTGATCACACCAGAACCAATCTCCTGTAAACCGAGTTCTGTCTATATAACACGTACGACCTGGTGCCTATATACATCAAACACTTACCAATACATTATCCAAGAACTCTGGCAATACATTATCCAACAACTCTGGCGGTTCACGGTCCAAATATTCACCAGCGAGTAGCATTAATATGAGCAGCTACATTACCCTCTCTAGGACAATGACCAAAAGAAATTTGATCGAAATGATGACTGGCATAAAAAGCTACAAATTCTTCATACACTACATAACTTGGACAACATGCATACAACACAAACAAAATAGGATGCAACCATTCGGCATGTACGCTGCATAACTTGGACCGCATGCATACAACACAAACAAAATAGGATGCAACCATTCGGCATGAACGGTTAGATATATCAAAAACAAAATAGGATGCAGCTGGACCTTGCTTTGTTTCTGTTAGTCCGGCCACTTTGgtcctctttttctttcctttttttgataTTGCTTTTACGACGCTTGCCGCCTGGTGGCCGTTTTTGGTCCAATAAGGAGCAGAAAAAGCAACATATCACTTCTACTACGTGTCTTGGATGCGTTACCGTCTCTTATTTTctatttgaactaaaaccacgacatttAATATGGATAAGAGGGAGTAACTTATTTGTATGGTTGTTTACATTCCTAGACTTGGTATCAATGCTCGGTCTCTCGGAGGCACTCATAGTCATAGGG
This region of Triticum aestivum cultivar Chinese Spring chromosome 2D, IWGSC CS RefSeq v2.1, whole genome shotgun sequence genomic DNA includes:
- the LOC123051038 gene encoding formamidopyrimidine-DNA glycosylase codes for the protein MPELPEVEAARLALEEHCVGKRIVRCSAAEDTKVIDGVAPSRLEAALVGRTIAAARRKGKNLWLVLDSPPSPSFQFGMAGAIYIKGVELSKYKRSAVSPTEEWPSKYSKLFVELDDGLEFSFTDKRRFAKIRLFDNPEAVPPISELGPDALCEPMQLDDFVQSFGRKNAPIKSLLLDQSFMSGIGNWMADEVLYQARIHPMQTSSKISKEKCKALHRCIKEVIEKSVEVGADSNEFPENWIFHSREKKPGKAFVDGKKIDFVTVGGRTSAYVPELQILDGADAAAANRSKKGRDKAEENVGKTSKKGQKAAPKEGGKTAQKTSVDEEEEEDDKPAKQRAKGAKAPPKKAGNTRADDHKEGGDEDEGAKPAKRGRKRPAKGPSKKEGCSSDDEDSLGKEETVVAAKRPQRKKR